The genomic window CCTCTTGAAGAAGTCGTGCACTTCCTAACAAAAGGTAGAATAGATGACACACTAATCATCCAGGCATCTAATGAAACGACGATAGTGAGAACCAAACCCACCGAGCGATGAGCCTTATCGGCATCGGCGGAGAGAATGATCGGCGACACATCCCCATCTCCTCCTTCCGCGACACTCTCCAGAAATCCCCTCAACGCGTCGCGATCTGCGTCACCGCAGAGCAGCCGGAACGACTCCAGCGCCCGCGAGTGGTCCGCGTCAGCGTCCCCTTCCTCCACATTATCTTCACTCTGCAAATCCACAATCGACACGCCAGCCGAGACGAGGTCAGAGCTGCCAGAGAAGCTTACAGCCTCCGGCCACGAATGCAAAACCACAGAGTGGGAGGAAGCAGGGGGATTTGGGGGAGGGAGACCTCGCCGTCGTCGGGGAGACCGAAGCGGGTGAGGCGGACGAGGGCACCGTTGCGGGCAACCTCGTGGACGATGAAGTCGGAGTAGCGCTGCTTGAGTGCGCCGCGGAAGCCTGGGATGGAGGAGGCGAAGCGGGAGATGCCGACGTCGGGCTCGGCCAGcggggcgcggcgcggcgcggaaGCGGGCGCGTGGTCGTGGGCACGAGCGCGGACGGCGAGGGGACGGGAGGGGGGTTTAGGGGTGAGGATGAGAGGGAGGGGGCTTAGGAGGTGGCGGCCGCGCATTCTGTCGGGAGCGCGCTACGGTCGCCGGATTTGTTTGGGGCCAGGGTGGGGGGTGTCGCCGCGCTCGTTTCTGCTTTGTGCGGAGAGGACTCCGAGAGATACCgttacttttttttcttatagAAACAGGCAGGAGATAAgcaatatttgtatttttcttttagacAAAAGTCTTCAACCCCTTTTCTATTGAAAGCGATAGAGTTAAGAAAGAACGTAGAAACTGAGAACACAAGTTTAACATAGTTCAACAAGAAACAAACTTAAACAAAAGGACTATAGAAACATAACATCTGATGAATTTAGCTCGGAAGCTTTGAAGCTCTTAGCCCACTGTAGCATCCTTGCCATCACCATTCCCATCTTCATATTGTTCATTGCCTCTAGGTGAGTACGCCATTTCTATAGAGAAGATATATCAGCAAACACAATATCAAGAGGTTGTTTAGAAAACTCTTTGTTAATAGTCGCTTTGTTCTATGCAATCCAGAAAGCCCAAACAAgactaaaaaacaaaaacacatatCCGATAACTAACCCTAAACCTATCTGAAAACCATTCTGATAGGATAGCAGAGATAGAATGATGTTGGCCTTTCCAACCAAATATCTCTTTAAGTATGCACTAGACAAAATAAGTAATCggacatcttaaaaaatatgGTCAGCAGTTTCTACATAATAACAAATAATGCAGCACTCGCTTTCTTGCGTGTCCTTTCTTAAGTTGGTGTCCAGATTGTATTTTATCCTGAAAGAGTTGtcgaaaaaaaattctaatctTCAACGGGAGATTGCATTTCCAAACCTTACTCGTTAGCTTACCAGATACACCTCCAAAAATCAAAGAAGGGTATAATGATCTAGTAGAAAACATCTTGTTTGGGAAAAGAGCCCAACtgacatcatcttcttcttggttTAGCTGAACATTGTGTAAAACAGACTAAATATTAGCCCATTCCTCCAACTCCAAATCACCAAAAAATCTTCTGAAATCCATTTCACATTCTGAGTTGTAACAATCAGCCACCTTATTTATAGTATTAGAGCAAATATCAAACTGATGAGGAAAAACAGTTTTTAGAGGGGTTTCTAAAAGCCAAACATCAAGCCAAAAAGAGATAAGCATTCCAATTCCTACTTTATGAATGGCACTCCATTCAAACAAGTGTTTTATCTTAGGCAGCCCTTGCCAAAACTATGAGTCCCTTGTTATAGAAGTCCTAAAAATATCACCATGAGACATGTATTTTGCTTTTAACAGCTTACATAAAGTTTCATTATTGTTACACCAAGTTTCTTTAATTTTAACAACTTACACCAAGTTTCATGTATTTTGCTTTTAGCAACTTACACCAAGTTTCGTTATTATTGCAGAAGTCATAAAAATATCACCATGAGGTATGTATTTTGCTTTTAGCAGCTTACACCAAGCTTCCAAACCCACTTATTCAttaaacaaaaattaaaaagtttAGCATTGAGTTTAGCAATCTTTGTATCAAGAAGAAAGTTTAATCAAGGACTATTACAACGCAAATGTTTACACTATCTCAATACCTGACGACATGTAAAGGGCTCTTTTATAAGGATTCAGGTTCACTAGAAACGTTTTAGTTCTAAATTCTCTATGAGAATATTTATATAGTGAAAAAAGTCATACCGCAGAATATGGAGACCCTATGCAATACTAAAACAAGGTTATGTCCGTATATGAAAAGGCAAACTAAATTTTCATTGAACAAATTTAAAGTATCATTGGTTGTTACAAGCTCATCAGTCTTGGGTTCAATCTCCGGATCAACCAAGATTTACCATCGAGCGCCTGCTCGGTTGGCATTGCGTGTCGTTAAGTACGACGTATGCCTTTTTTAACTGAACGAAAATCTTGGCATTATTCtttaaaaaaagttataaacCATTGCTTTGTTGTTAGAACCACTAGATGGAAGAGAAGTAAttgaaaaaatcacaaaaataaataaataaatctaaTCCTCATGTTATGTACACTAACTACAGGTAAATTGCAACAACCAAATCATTTTTGCATAATGTGTGATGAGAAATAGCTATAGCTGAATTTTGCCTTGCGTGGAGAAtagtgtgtgtatgtatatacgtatgTATGTATTGGGTTGCGGGATGGCTTTTTATAGTTATCGGGTTGGTTGTGTGTTCTTATACCATGTTCTAAActaaatgataaaaaaatcttTGCATGCATACAGACAAAGGAGATAGAATGAGGTTGGCCTTCCCGGCCAAATATCTCTTTAAGTATGCATCAAACAAAACGAACAATTGAGGATTAAAAAAAAGTGGTCAGCAGTTTCTACAGAATAATAAAGAATGCAACACTCGCTTTCTTGTCTGTGTCGTTTCTTAAATTGGTGCCCAGAATGTATTTTGTCTTGAAAGAGTTGCTAGAGAAAAATTCTAATCTTCAACGGGAGATTGCATTTACAAAGCTTACTAGATACACATTCAAAAGTCAGAAAATGGTATAATGATCTAGTAGAAAATATCTTGTTTGGGAAAATAATCCAACTGACAGCATCTTCTTCTTGATTTAGCTGAACATTGTGTAAAACAGACTGAAGATTAACCCATTCCTTCAACTCCAAATCACCAAAAATTCTTCTGAAATCCATTTTCTATTATGAGTTGTAACAACCAACCACCTTGATTGTAGGATTAGAGCAAATGCCAAACAGACGAGGGAAAGCAATTTTCAGAGGGGTTTTTAAAAGCCAAACATCATGCCAAAAGGAGGTAAGCATTACATTTCCTACTTTATAAATGGCACCTCATTCAAACAAGTGTTTTTATCTTAGGCGACTCTTGCCAAAACTATGAGCTCCTTGTTGCAGAAGTCCTAAAAATATCACCATGGAACATGTATTTTGCTTTTAGCAGCGTGGACCAAGTTTCATTACTATTACGATACAGCTTCCAAATCCACTTATTCATTAAACAAAAATTAAAGAGTTTAGTTTTGAGTTTAGCAATCTTTGTATCAAGAAGAAAGTTTGATTAAAGACTATTACAACGCAAATGTTTACAGTGTCTCAACACCCGACAACATGTAAAGGGCACTTTCATAAGGATTCAAATACATCTAGAAACATTTCAGTTCTAAATTCTCTATAAGAATatttatatggtgaaaaggGTCGTACTGCAGAATATGGAGGCCCTATGCAACATTGAAATAAGGTTATGTCCGTATATGAAAAGACAAACCAAATTTTCATTGAACAAAATTAAAGTATCATTGTTTGTTATAGGCCATTGAGCGCCTTCTCGGTTGGCATTGCGTGTCGTCAAGTACAACGCGTGTCTTTTTCTTAAATGAGAACCTCTTGGCattattctttaaaaaaatgttaTAAATCATTGCTTTGTTGTTAGAACCACTAGATGTAATAGAAGCAATCTAGACATtcacaataaaataaaataaatcgaATGCTCAGTTTATGGACACTAACTACACGTAAATTGTAACAACTAGATCTTTTCTGCATaatatatgatgaaaaataagTATAGCTGAATTTTTCCTTGCGTGGAGAAtagtgtgtgtatgtatatatgtatgcatgtatgtatgcatgtatgtatgtatgttggGTTGCGAGATGGCTTTTTATGGTTATCAGATTGATTGTGTGTTCCTATACCATGTTCTAAAAATTAAACGGTAAAAGAATCTTTGCATCTAATATATCGCAattggtaaaaaaaatcactcaaGGATGGCCATTCTTTTGAAAACGTAGTATGCAATtacatttttaatatattatcaaattaTATAAGATACCATGTTCAAGTGTttagaacaagagagagagattgatttCAAAAAAATAGAGCGGGAATGCATATTTAATAGGCAGCTCACCTGATTAACCTCTAATCACATATATTAACTTGGTACTAATTTTTCTTAATGGCTAGAAAATTGGGGGCATGTGCAATCTCCCATCCTGAACTTATTCATAGACAGGCCTGGTGATGAAtcagaattatttttaaaaatcgtTTGGCTAGCTAAATTTGATTTCTTGAAAACAAAGATGGTAGTGTAATTAACCACTTTGCTCTCTACTGatatgcttttttttcttttgcaataaCAACATTAACACAAATAATATTTATTGACTTTTCGTTTAACATTAACACAAATAATGAGAGCATGCAAGACAGAACATACGTCCATTGTGCTCCTTACCTCTCTCCCTTATCTATTCATTGAAGTACATTGTGCTCTGTCTCTTTTTCTTAACTCTCTCCCTTGTATATTCACAGAAGGCAGAACAAAGCAGCCATGACCACTTCTATTTAGAGGTAAAAACAGATCATATATGAATGGATAATAGTTAtttcatatctttatctttatttttaattgaaaatgaGAACGAATACGGAAACAAATATGGATAGTATCGAAAACAAATATGGTGCAAATATAAATCAAATACAAATACGGATCTGGATATCTGTCAAATGATAAAGACCTCTTTAATTATGTATAAATTTGGATTGCAACCATACCAAAATTTGAGGCAATTGAGAGTATACTATGTGAGGCTCACTTCTCATATAAAATTCTTCCTATCAAAATATAGCCAAGTGGAATCTTATTTTGTAGATTTAATTAGAAGGATAATAATGGTATAATCATATTATAAATCAGACTTATAGTTTGGAAAATATAGTCATTTGAATCTTGCTATCTCTAAGTTCTGAATCTGAAAAACTGAAAACGGATATTATCCGTTTTAAATCTGATCGGATATTCGTATCCATATCCGTATTCGGCCCAAAAAGTGTTTTTTATCCTTATCCGGATAAGGaatattcgtatccgtatccaaTCCGAAAATATTCGTATCTGGATAATACCATCCATATCTGTTTTTTTCGGATACGAGCTGAAAATATCCACTCCGTTTTTAAGCCTACTTCTATTGGAGCTTTTAGGTGGCAAGGAGAGTGACGGGGGCATCGGTAACCACCAAAATAGGTTCATGATGTTGGGAACGACGAGCTTGCTCGAGCCGCGAGGGCGCCGGATTCGGCAACTACGGGTGGCAGCTCAAACGGCCGTGGGGTGGGGGTGGGCGAAGGCGATGGTGGGCACTTTCGGATCGAAGAACCGTTTTCTCACATGAAACGATATTATGCCCATTTAGCGAATCGAGGGTCATTTCTACAACGTTTCTGGACACACCTGTTTGGATTGACTCTGCCTAATTCTGAGGAGAATCGGATCCATTTCTCCAAACCAAACGCACCTAAACAATTATACAGAAATATTACTACTAATGTAATAGTGCGGTGGTAGCAAAGAATGTTTCTCTCGGTGTGGCCCATGTGATGCACGGTTCTAAGGTTGTTCGATTCGAGGTCGACGGTCTCAAATCCAACTATTCTGAGGAGAGTAAAGGTGATCATGTCTAAGGGGATGTTTGGTTGGTAGCCCTGATCAGACCCACCAAATTTTTGGCACGTCTAAAGTAATTGGTTGTCGTTTGAATGGGCTCCAACTTTTGGTAAGCCATGCACATCTGAGCATTCCTATTGCTGACACGGGCGAGAACAACGGCGAGCAAAACTCTCGCCCACGTTTTGGTTGCCGAGCCGATGGAAGCCAAAGTTAGGTGGCAACAGCTTAGTGCAGCACGGATTCCAAAACCCATATAGTAACCAATTTTAAATTGTTATATCTATTAAACAATATATCTAAATTACATCTGTTTACACCGTTATATTCTTTATAATTAAATATTCAAAATAAGATCTCATAAGTATGAGTGGATCTCACATATCATACTCATAACTTTAGCATGAATTGATAAGGCTAAAATccaaacaacattttttttatctgtaTTTTGGTATTGCCCATATTTTAGTGACATCAAAATTTTGATAGTGCTAGTTGGGAGCTCAAATCAAACAAGCTCTAATATTCTATGCTTTAGGATTTTATCTACTTACTAATGCTGACCGTTAGAGTGGTGTTACGGGCGAGTGTAGGTTTCTTGCGAGATGCAGAATCTGCGTCGGCGCCACAACAAAAGGTGACAAGGGTATCCAACCTCTAGCATCCTGTTTGCCAGCTCCCATTCAGGCATGTCAAAACCACGAACAGAAAGCTGCGTGGCCGACCGAGATGAACGAAGTGGTCGGCCTGTTGGGTTTGGGGCTTGGATAGCGTCTGCAAGCACTGCAGCGCCGGTAATCCAAGGCTGGCTCGCTTCGATGATGTGGCACGTTGAGCAGCGCTGTCTCGCGCATGTGAGGCCAGCATTTCTCAGCCACGGCCTGTCACCGCTACCCATCATCATGGGCAGATTTTAAGTAGGAGTACACGTAAtaccaaatatatttttttctaataatttattatatatattagaTTCATAGGATATTCTCTAACTTAACAAGTGACACACTTAGATCTTTAACTTAACAAGTAAAATtcctaattatttttttctaatcgGCCACTGACCATCATCCATCACATGGGGGAAACGGAACAAGAGAAGGGAGTGACCACTGGCTAGCCTGAGCTCTGTTCCCACGTGTCAGCTAGCTCAGTTGGGGCGGGGGCGCTACGGccggccatggccgccgcggcAAATACAGCCCACGGTCACCGGCCATGGCCGCTGGCTGCGGCGAGCGCGAATCGCAGCACCATCCGTCCAGTCGCCACCACGGCGGCCAGAGCACTAGTGAGCGGTAGAGCTAAAGTTGATACTGCACCGAATAAAGCATGGACGGGGAGGCCACCGCCACCCCGGCGCGCGGTCAGCACCAAGGCCGGCGCCGCCGAGGTGCGGCCGTCGTCCTCGCCAGACGCCGTTACCTACACCGCGAGCATCTCCACGGACATGCCCCTCTACGAACCCCCCGGGGTGAGCTAGCTGCCACTTACAATCTTGCATCTCTGCGCTGCAATGGATAGATGGCGGATTGATGCGAGGAGTTGGTCCGAATCGTGTGCGTGCGTGCCGGTCTCCTTCGACGAGTACCTCCTGGACCGCGCGCGCGTGTTCCGCGCCATGTTCCCTGACGAGAGCAGGAGCCACAGCAACTCGGCGATGTAACCACCTCGCGCGCGTGCGCACTCTGCTCCTCGACTTCGTTCGGGGAATCGATCGATTGGTCACTTAAAACGGTTCTCAGTTCTGCAGGGGGAGTGGAGGATCCAGATAATGCCGCTGCAGTTTCTCCTCCTCACCGTGCGCCCCGTCGTCGTCATGCAGCTGCGGCACCTTGACGGCGGGCTCGAGCTCCGAGTCGTGCGTATAGCTTGACCAGCTTACCAGTTCGTTCGTCCACCAGCAGGTGCGAGTGATGACCGAAACGCACCTGTGCGGCTGTGCGGTGTGTGTTTGCCTGTGGCTGCAGACGGAGTGGGAGCTGAGGGGGCTGGGCAGCGGCTACGCGCCCGCGAGCTTCGACCTCGGCGTGCGGGGTTCGCTGTTCGCGGACCGGAGCCGCGGCCCCCGCGCGGGGTGCCGGATGAGGGGCCACCTCGAGATCGCCATCACCTGCGTCCTGCCGCCGCCCCTGCGCCTCGAGCCTGAGGGCGTCCTGCGAGGCGTCGCCGAGTCGGTGAGACCAGCTAGCTTAGCCGCGCGCGTGCGCAAGCTCCCTCGCCGCGAGCGTGCCGTATTTCTTGGGTCTTTTTCTGAGGAGTGGATCGTGCAGGTCCTAGGCTGGCGGAGAAGATGAAGCGGGACGTGGACGTCGGCCTCGTCGCCGACTTCCAGAGGTATCGCCGGGAGAAGGCAGCGTCCAGGGCCACGGCAACGGTGAACGCGATGACATCAGACAGAGACGAAGCCTGAAGGGTGAAGGTTTTGACTgaagccttcaaaatttgggACCTATCAGTTTGGCACTAAATCTGTCACGTCATATATTTTTAGTAACTATTTAGTTTATTATTATAATTGTATCAAGCTGTGTTAGTTTCGTACCTCACATATTATAcacttatttttttaactaattttgTCATACTTGTAACTAAAAATTTACACTtataactaaaaatttattaaccATACTTTACTGACATAGTAAATTTAGATACAAACTAAACATACCCTTAATCATTGAAGCCTTCAAAATCTAGTCGAGTTGTAGGTGACTAGGTGCACCCTCTCTTGTACATGGAGATTCATTTCTGTGCAGCAAGATTCATTTATACATCTGATTTCTGTCATCAACAAATCTGAAACCAAAATACATGGAAACATGACGAAGTCCACGATTGATCGATGTACATATCCAAACATATCCAATGTGATTTTGACATGACATTTACACCCACACAAGCGATCTACTCAAGAACAAAACATGTAACAGTAACGCTCTAGCAAGTAGTGATCCTCCCTGTCCCATAGTTCAGTTTAATTCACATCTGGTGCCGGTCAAAAGAAGAAGAGCGGCAACACCAGCAGCATCGCGCAGAGCACCCGCCGGGCGCCGGACAGGAGGCTCTCCGCGCCGTCCAGAGGGATCAGGGCACCCGTGGGGCTTCCGAAGGTCGATCCGTTGCCGAAGCCACCCGTGCCCGGCGTGAACGAGGACGGCGGGGCGAGTCCGCTGGGGGCGCTCGCCGTCGGCGTGCTGCCTCCTGCCATGGAGCTGTGTGCCAAGAGAGTGTTACGTGTTAGAGCAGAAGTGCATTTTTGAACTTTGTCAGAGGATGGCATTTATGTTTGCTTTGCATGTTGACAAGGGGAACATACCTTCCCGCGAAGACGCACTGCCCCGAGCCTGAAATGGGAATTTCACATAAAAAAAGATTAGTGTTCGTGAACACGTGTGAATTGCAGTAATCTGTGAAGGCATCAGAGTTACTGAACACCATTAGTCCTTCTGAAACTAAACTCATTCGCAATTTCAGACAAATCTGCTGTTGCTACTGAAACTGAATCTTAGAACAATGGTACTGTCAGCCTGTCAGGTTCTCTGAAACTGAatctaaaagatttttttttttttttttttttttttgcaagaaacATTTCACAGAGGCAGGAAACAGAATACAGGAACGTGGCTGCTTACTAGGATCAGTGGTGGTGGTCGTGGCGGTGCCGTTGAAGCTGCAGATGGCGCCGGCGTTGGCGTTCTTGTGGTAGTAGTCGTTGTAGGCGTAGGACGCCAGCGCCGGCAGGTTGTTCTGCTTGTAGCACGGCCCTCCCGGCTGGATCGCCGTGCAGTCGGCGTGGCCCTGGCCGCACGCCCAGTTCAGCCCCACCTGCAGCGCCGCCGGGTCCGCGCCCTGCAGCGCCACGCAGAACATGCCGCTGCTCCCCGTCGCCAGCGACCGCCTCTTGCCTTCGAGGCTGAGCTCCACTGAGTCCGACAAGGTCGGCGCCAAAGCTTGCTCTGGATTGATTATGGTTTCAGAAAGGCTGCCTGCACATTGTGAAAACAAATGAAATGGAGAGGTGAGGCTATGACAAGAGCATCAGATAGAAGTGAATGTGTTCTAGATCACACACATGTGAAAGTAACTTGATATCTACTGCAGATAAGTAACACTGAACTTCACATGCTGAAGTGTTTGTACGACCAGTAGGCATAGTCTTCAGTTtgaaagtaaaagaaaaggtagtTCTACACACAAAGTGCAGTAGTGATTTCAGAGAGGCAGGACGTGAAAGTGATGGTGAACAATTCTAAGCCTCCTACATGTAGATATTTTGCATTAAATCTATCCACAACCACAACCGAGCTCCACTTTATGGTGATTTTTCAGTGAGCTAGGAACCTCAataatgagaaaaaagaaaatgagaaagaaacGGGACGCAACTGCTGAAGTGAAAGGTACAGTACACGTACCTGATGCTTTTGTGAGAAGAAAGATGAGCAGGAGCAGGCATCCCTGCAATCTTTTGTCCAGCATTTTACTGTTCCAGAGTCCGACCGGCAGTGTCCTCCACGAGAACCGCACCTGCCAAGATAACAAGGTCAGTCCAGACATCAGGTGAGTGATAAGTTCGCGAAAGAAAGTTGGCCAAGCAATAACAGTACTGCAAACGATTCGAAccaaatcttatatttactaattggaggctcttTTTGGTGTCTCTATATTAATCctagaaaaattctagaaattctcgt from Phragmites australis chromosome 14, lpPhrAust1.1, whole genome shotgun sequence includes these protein-coding regions:
- the LOC133890393 gene encoding uncharacterized protein LOC133890393; the encoded protein is MDRWRIDARSWSESCACVPVSFDEYLLDRARVFRAMFPDESRSHSNSGEWRIQIMPLQFLLLTVRPVVVMQLRDQLTSSFVHQQVRVMTETHLCGCAVCVCLWLQTEWELRGLGSGYAPASFDLGVRGSLFADRSRGPRAGCRMRGHLEIAITCVLPPPLRLEPEGVLRGVAESVRPASLAARVRKLPRRERPRLAEKMKRDVDVGLVADFQRYRREKAASRATATVNAMTSDRDEA
- the LOC133891182 gene encoding glucan endo-1,3-beta-glucosidase 4-like isoform X2, giving the protein MLDKRLQGCLLLLIFLLTKASGSLSETIINPEQALAPTLSDSVELSLEGKRRSLATGSSGMFCVALQGADPAALQVGLNWACGQGHADCTAIQPGGPCYKQNNLPALASYAYNDYYHKNANAGAICSFNGTATTTTTDPSSGQCVFAGSSMAGGSTPTASAPSGLAPPSSFTPGTGGFGNGSTFGSPTGALIPLDGAESLLSGARRVLCAMLLVLPLFFF
- the LOC133891182 gene encoding glucan endo-1,3-beta-glucosidase 4-like isoform X1; translated protein: MVRFSWRTLPVGLWNSKMLDKRLQGCLLLLIFLLTKASGSLSETIINPEQALAPTLSDSVELSLEGKRRSLATGSSGMFCVALQGADPAALQVGLNWACGQGHADCTAIQPGGPCYKQNNLPALASYAYNDYYHKNANAGAICSFNGTATTTTTDPSSGQCVFAGSSMAGGSTPTASAPSGLAPPSSFTPGTGGFGNGSTFGSPTGALIPLDGAESLLSGARRVLCAMLLVLPLFFF